Proteins encoded within one genomic window of Anas platyrhynchos isolate ZD024472 breed Pekin duck chromosome 28, IASCAAS_PekinDuck_T2T, whole genome shotgun sequence:
- the LOC119714023 gene encoding olfactory receptor 10A7-like, producing MKSAERPELGNHTLLTEFVLSGLSNHPELQNLLFFTFCLIYTFTITGNLLFFIATAHPNLHMPMYFFLRVLSFLDVSTASIVVPKMLANFLSEERRISYVGCATQLYFVIFLGATECYLLAAMAYDRYVAICNPLRYAIIMNSRACFFLVLLSCASGNVVSVVQTVWVFTLPFCGPNKINYFFCDIPPIIMLSCTDTSFYEKQIITATVLVIFTPFCLILVSYACIISSILKISSAEGRCKTFSTCFSHLIVVTLYYGSGTLIYLQPKSSNSQDTKKIIALFYTVIIPTLNPLIYSLRNKEVKGALVKIIAELSKI from the coding sequence ATGAAGTCAGCAGAAAGACCAGAACTAGGAAACCATACTCTTCTGACAGAATTTGTCCTCTCTGGATTGTCCAACCACCCAGAACTGCAGAACCTGCTGTTCTTCACATTCTGCTTGATTTACACATTCACTATCACTGGAAATCTTCTCTTCTTCATTGCCACAGCGCATCCCAACCTCCACAtgcccatgtacttcttcctccggGTCTTATCCTTCCTGGATGTTTCTACAGCATCCATTGTTGTTCCCAAGATGTTAGCAAACTTCCTgtcagaggagaggagaattTCCTACGTGGGCTGTGCCACACAACTCTACTTTGTGATTTTCTTAGGAGCTACCGAATGCTACCTGTTGGCAgccatggcctatgaccgctatgtgGCCATATGCAACCCCCTTAGATATGCAATCATCATGAACAGCAGAGCTTGTTTTTTCCTAGTCCTGCTGTCATGTGCTAGTGGTAATGTTGTGTCTGTGGTGCAGACAGTTTGGGTGTTCACATTGCCATTTTGTGGGCCCAACAAGATTAACTACTTCTTCTGTGATATTCCCCCAATCATTATGCTCTCCTGCACTGACACCTCCTTCTATGAGAAGCAGATAATTACAGCCACAGTGCTGGTCATCTTTACACCGTTTTGTCTCATCCTGGTATCCTATGCCTGCATCATCTCCAGCATTCTGAAGAtttcctctgcagagggaaGATGCAAGACTTTCTCCACCTGCTTTTCACACCTTATTGTTGTAACACTATATTATGGTAGTGGGACCTTGATTTACTTACAGCCCAAGTCCAGTAATTCACAAGACACTAAGAAAATCATAGCTCTCTTTTACACAGTCATAATTCCTACATTAAATCCCTTGATTTACAGCCTGAGGAACAAAGAAGTGAAAGGAGCACTAGTCAAAATTATAGCTGAGCTGAGTAAGATATAA